A window from Laspinema palackyanum D2c encodes these proteins:
- a CDS encoding OmpA/MotB family protein gives MSDFYEFEMEGEILEEQDSGVWLSIGDLMSGLLMFFALLFITVMVQLKQYQEAFDKLPLVILNTLRQEVPGGDKLEVDPRTGDVSIPDAILFDEGSAELKPAGRQFLLNFIPVYSNVIFSNDEFERMITRVIIEGHTSSFGDERENMQLSLQRALSVSDYISSLNFPTQSQFKYKVLAAGRGELDADQKIDSPGDRKVVFRFQLRPPDWGKMFSVPSSSPETQP, from the coding sequence ATGAGCGATTTTTATGAATTTGAAATGGAAGGGGAAATTTTAGAGGAGCAAGACTCTGGAGTTTGGCTCTCCATTGGCGATTTAATGTCAGGACTCCTGATGTTTTTTGCCTTATTGTTCATCACCGTGATGGTACAACTCAAACAGTACCAAGAAGCGTTTGACAAACTCCCTCTCGTCATCCTCAATACGCTCCGTCAAGAAGTTCCTGGGGGAGATAAATTGGAAGTCGATCCAAGAACTGGAGATGTCAGCATTCCCGATGCGATTTTGTTCGATGAAGGGAGTGCCGAACTCAAACCCGCAGGCAGACAATTTCTACTCAATTTCATTCCCGTTTACAGCAACGTCATTTTCTCCAATGATGAATTTGAGCGGATGATTACTCGGGTTATTATCGAAGGACACACCAGTTCCTTTGGAGACGAGCGCGAAAATATGCAACTGAGCTTGCAACGCGCTTTGTCTGTTTCGGATTACATTTCCTCCCTAAATTTTCCCACTCAATCTCAATTCAAATATAAGGTATTGGCGGCAGGTCGAGGGGAATTGGATGCAGATCAGAAAATTGATTCTCCTGGCGATCGCAAAGTGGTGTTTCGGTTCCAACTCAGACCCCCAGATTGGGGAAAGATGTTCAGCGTACCCTCATCCTCACCGGAGACTCAACCATGA
- a CDS encoding EH signature domain-containing protein: MNFNFRPLELPPLPQPKAQELINLGKGTGESGPIAPPQLPPGVPRYQTKPPRSMDEILADIENEKGEQVTILEWVYLFYAKGDWDEKQGRTRAKSTSAAIWKFALDDDKIKNRLFWRLAIYYSQGNQNQRRTKKRPVLKNMESLENLEVESVQEKAEQSKISDRPVLPLSLVHSFPDFASEFKKIELLPIDILLALVDNQGDQQIASWSFQNSIPPKKILEKAHLPKSLGSKHGIFIEIIKYFINTGPSRNLRQANLIINCLEDMATEPQLQGVQHLLTKVSTEIAGQFPMLVNWVQKHYGITSPDTRWSELSQPAKTALQDWIGALSYESFYKLVAILLRTLNLEEWERKQLTSRRDFWSNYSDRFERLRILLPQSSQKASEEAIGSEFEHQDISILQEDGSDPTEVCIFDFGDCCIVEFFRGPGSETRVFDSRVYPHIKTQLFDSPELSLKRLRCLGGEVHDHKYLWQGCSEKLLRTRDIYPNQGTQYFQGLYHPYNQYNRETGLPVPSLSEQEERQRKLEYWEREMEKIEMEARYFCENH, from the coding sequence ATGAATTTTAACTTTCGCCCTTTAGAATTGCCACCCCTTCCTCAACCGAAAGCGCAAGAGTTAATTAATCTGGGAAAAGGAACCGGAGAAAGTGGCCCCATCGCACCGCCTCAGTTACCTCCAGGTGTGCCGAGATATCAGACAAAACCTCCGCGCAGTATGGATGAGATTTTGGCGGATATTGAGAATGAGAAAGGCGAACAGGTGACTATTTTGGAGTGGGTTTACTTGTTCTATGCCAAAGGAGATTGGGATGAGAAACAAGGGAGGACTCGGGCTAAATCAACATCAGCAGCGATTTGGAAATTTGCTCTGGATGACGATAAGATTAAAAACCGATTATTTTGGCGGTTGGCGATTTATTATAGCCAGGGTAATCAGAATCAGAGAAGGACTAAAAAACGGCCCGTCCTGAAAAATATGGAATCCTTAGAAAATTTGGAAGTTGAGAGCGTTCAAGAAAAGGCAGAGCAGAGCAAAATCAGCGATCGGCCTGTGTTGCCTTTGTCTTTAGTGCATAGCTTCCCCGATTTTGCTTCAGAGTTTAAAAAGATCGAACTCTTACCCATAGACATTCTCTTAGCACTGGTAGACAATCAAGGCGATCAGCAAATTGCCTCCTGGAGCTTCCAAAATTCAATCCCACCCAAAAAAATCCTAGAAAAAGCCCACTTACCTAAGTCTCTAGGTTCAAAACACGGGATATTTATCGAGATTATTAAATATTTTATTAATACCGGCCCCAGTCGCAATCTCAGGCAGGCAAACTTGATAATCAATTGCCTAGAAGACATGGCAACAGAACCGCAACTTCAGGGGGTACAGCATCTACTGACAAAGGTTTCCACAGAAATTGCTGGTCAGTTCCCGATGCTAGTCAATTGGGTACAAAAACACTATGGAATCACGAGTCCCGATACTCGCTGGAGTGAATTATCCCAACCGGCAAAAACTGCTTTACAAGATTGGATTGGAGCACTAAGTTATGAATCTTTCTATAAATTAGTGGCGATATTGTTACGAACATTGAATCTGGAGGAGTGGGAGCGGAAGCAGCTAACAAGTCGCCGGGATTTCTGGTCAAATTATAGCGATCGCTTTGAACGACTTCGGATTTTGTTACCCCAGTCCTCCCAAAAGGCGAGCGAAGAGGCGATCGGCAGTGAATTTGAGCATCAAGATATCAGTATTCTCCAGGAAGATGGCAGCGACCCCACCGAAGTTTGCATCTTTGATTTCGGAGATTGCTGCATTGTGGAATTTTTCCGAGGTCCAGGTAGCGAAACCCGCGTCTTTGACTCCCGCGTTTATCCCCATATCAAAACCCAGCTATTTGACTCTCCCGAACTTTCATTAAAAAGACTGCGATGTCTGGGTGGCGAAGTACATGACCACAAATATTTGTGGCAAGGATGCTCTGAAAAATTACTCAGAACACGAGACATTTATCCGAATCAAGGAACTCAATATTTTCAAGGTTTATATCACCCATATAATCAATATAACCGCGAAACTGGA